The Cygnus atratus isolate AKBS03 ecotype Queensland, Australia chromosome 17, CAtr_DNAZoo_HiC_assembly, whole genome shotgun sequence sequence AGAGACCttcagctctctgctgcagcacctgcccgTCCTCGACCTCAGGGGCATcgtggaggagctggaggccaaCAAGTGAGTGCACAGATGAAAGGCCAAAAGGGTGGTGGGCAGAGCCACCCCGAGGGTCAGGGAGAGGCAGCGTGGGTGCCTGAGCATTGGGGAGCATTAGGTAGCCCCCAAGGCTTCCCTTGTGTCTCGGCTTCCctcccagagcccccagcctgtacaaGGAGGATGAACCCAATGTTTTTGCGGAGCCGGCCAtcctggcacagcagctgctccccttcctgctgcagctcctggagaaGGTGCCTGATGCCAGTCTGCTCCGTGCCTCAACACTGCACTGGCTGGAGGCCGCAGGCCCTGGAGTCCTGCGGGGCCTGCAGTACTGCAAGCACCTTTGGAGCCAAGGTacggcagggctggggagtgTTGAGATGTCCTCGGTATAGGAAACCCGGTGTCCTCAGCCCCAGTGCCACCCTGCCTGGTGGAGCCTGGCTGTGCTCACCATGCCTTTACCTGTTCCCTCCGCAGAGGCCGTCGCACGCTGGTGGATGAAGGCTCTGGGCTGTGCCAAGCTGCGGGCGGCCCTGGTCGTGCTGCTGGTGAGGGCCAGGCTGGTGGCCCACGCGCTGCGAGTGCTGGGCGAGAGCCACGGGGccatgctggggctgggctgcggcgcccaggagctggagcaggagctggtgctggtgcaggggctgctggcacagcacggGCTGGCCCCCGCACCCAGCCAGGGCGACGTACCGAGGGAGCTGGAATCGCCGCCTGGGAACGACTGATGGCTCCAGACACGGAGTGGCGTCACACTGAGCTTCTGGCTGTCACTGCTGTGTCCCTGCGTTTTTTGGGTGCTcgctgcagccaggcagcaggtTTGGTGGTGGAACTTGGGGAACCCCACGCGCCATGCGGGATGTGCTCACTTTGGATGCAGCAGCACGTGCCCGTGGTGGGAGCGAGCAGGTCTTTGCTCTTTGGTTCACACGGGATGGTGGTAGCTCTGCATCCCGGTGGCACCAGCACAGCATCACCTCGCCGTGCCTGCGCCCTGCAGCATTCCCTGCCCCCGGGTCCGGCAGGGAGGACAGGACACACACCCCGGTCCCCTGCTGGGACATCCACCGCCTGTTGTCAACCAGgcttttagctctttttttggGTGCCTTTTATCCCAAATAAAGAAGCCCGAAACCACCCCGGTGTCAAAGCCTTTCCGTGGCCCTATTCGGGGGAGACCAAGGCGGGATccgggatggggctggggatcACCGGAGGGCAGCAGCCACCGGGGGAAGAGCGGCGGGGAGCCGCGGGTGCGGCCCGAGGACGGAGCGGaggtgccggtgccggtgcccagCCCCGCGACCCCCGGGGGCAGTGCGcagcgggggcggccccgggctcTGCGGGGCTCCCGCTGCCGCCGCTCCGCCCCGGTACCGGCCCCGCCCCGGCGCGGAACAGGATGCGGCCACATCCGCTTCCCGCGGCGCTCGGCGCGGCCCCGGAGGAAGGTgagcggcgggggcggccgggggcggccccgggcacGGCCACGGCCGCGGCTCCGGCCGGGTGACTGGGCGGCCCCGCTGGGTGCCCCCCGGCGGCTGCCGGCAGCGGGGGGGCCGGGGTCGGGGTCAGCGCggcccccccgagccccccgcagccccccgagcCGCCCCCTTCTCGGCCGCCGCGGGGGCAGCATGAGCGCGGCCAAGCCCAAGCGCATCAAGTTCTCCGAGGAGGAGAAATTCCTCATCCTGGAGGAGTTCAGCCTGCGCAAGGACATCCTGATCCCCAAGAGCGGCCGCTACAAGAACACGCTGGACCGGCAGCGGGCCTGGGAGGAGATCGCGGCCGCCGTCAACTCGCTGAGCCCCCTGGTGCAGCGCACCCCCGACGAGATCCGCAAGAAGTGGCACAACATGGTCATCGACGCCCGCAAGGAGCTGGCCATGGAGAAGCACCCGCTGCTCCGCCAGAGGCCCCAGGAGAAGCTGTTCCACAACATCTTTGCCCTCTTCAACAAGCCCAGCCCGCAGCTGCCGGACCCGCTGCTCTCGGGGTCGTCCTTCAGGGTGACGGCGGCCGGGGtcccgccggggccgcccgcgcCCCTCTGCGTGGCCGGGGGGATGCTGGAGGTCGCCCCGGACTTGCTGCTGCACGGCCAGAGCGGTGCCGCTGCCCCAGCCCGCAGGATGCTCGGCGCCGTgggcacccccggccccgctcccgaTGGCTTCCTCAGCGCCCCCGGCGCAGAGCCCGACTCCAAGGAGAGCTTGCTGCCGGCAGGCCCGCAGCCCAGCGTGGAGAAGAGACTGCTGCCCCCCGGCATGGCAGCCCCCGGTCCTGCCTCGCCGCAGGGCACGGCGCCGGTGCTGCCGTCCAGCTCCCCCGACCCCCCCCGGATCAAGTGCCCACTGAGCCCGGCGCTGGCGTGGCCGTGCCTCGGCGTGACGGCGAGCCCAGCAGTGCAGAGCGGGgacagccccggccccccgccctCCCAGGAGAACGGTGAGGTGCCCATCTTTCTGCCTAACCTTCTGCCTCTTCCCCCGTGCCCACCCGGTCCTACACGGGGTCAGCCAGCCCCATGCTGAGGCTCCCGGCCCCGTTTCTGAAGCCGCTGCGATGCTCGGCCCCAGCCCCATCAGGGTGAGCTCCCCAAACTCACCTGAACTGCAGGGCTGttctgcagccaggctggctgccAGCTCAGGTGGCTGTGCTGGTGAGTGATGCTGCAGCTGTTTGTTGGGGTCTCCTCCTCTGCCATGGCCAATCTGTCCAAAATCTGCCTTTTCCCAAGAGAGGGGCCCAGTCTCTCCCCCTGCCAGTGCCACGTCTGTGCAGACACAGGGGTCacatcctgccctgctcccccccgGACCCGTCACTGCAGCATGCAGAGGTAGCTTGGGACAGGCTGAATCCTGCAGGTTTGAGCTTTTGGAGGCCCACGGTGGCTGCATACAGCACCCCTGACCTGTCCCCAGCCCACGGCTGTGTCTCCATCCCCACTGCAGACAGCCCAGCTCACCTCAGCGATGGAAAGGGCActgcaggaaggagagaaagcacAGGAGGCGGCGATTGCTCTGGCTCTGCATCCCTCTCCTGCTCTAACTCCTTCCTTTGCTCTGTGCAGGCAGCTCGACGGCACCGGCCGAG is a genomic window containing:
- the LOC118252952 gene encoding uncharacterized protein LOC118252952 isoform X2: MSAAKPKRIKFSEEEKFLILEEFSLRKDILIPKSGRYKNTLDRQRAWEEIAAAVNSLSPLVQRTPDEIRKKWHNMVIDARKELAMEKHPLLRQRPQEKLFHNIFALFNKPSPQLPDPLLSGSSFRVTAAGVPPGPPAPLCVAGGMLEVAPDLLLHGQSGAAAPARRMLGAVGTPGPAPDGFLSAPGAEPDSKESLLPAGPQPSVEKRLLPPGMAAPGPASPQGTAPVLPSSSPDPPRIKCPLSPALAWPCLGVTASPAVQSGDSPGPPPSQENGSSTAPAEPLLGPQGCSHTAREVSEKQSRLHTEILELQKETLQLQKEKILLEKEKLLLEIIKLRRELGT
- the LOC118252952 gene encoding myb-related transcription factor, partner of profilin-like isoform X1 — its product is MSAAKPKRIKFSEEEKFLILEEFSLRKDILIPKSGRYKNTLDRQRAWEEIAAAVNSLSPLVQRTPDEIRKKWHNMVIDARKELAMEKHPLLRQRPQEKLFHNIFALFNKPSPQLPDPLLSGSSFRVTAAGVPPGPPAPLCVAGGMLEVAPDLLLHGQSGAAAPARRMLGAVGTPGPAPDGFLSAPGAEPDSKESLLPAGPQPSVEKRLLPPGMAAPGPASPQGTAPVLPSSSPDPPRIKCPLSPALAWPCLGVTASPAVQSGDSPGPPPSQENGEAARRHRPSPCWGRRAAATQPGRCRRSRAGCTRRSWSCRRRPCSCRRRRSCWRRRSSSWKSSNSAGSWAREGAVGTGAVRGSCPHSGDGDGDKLLIRQWALGYL